Within the Cetobacterium ceti genome, the region AATATAAGTGGAAAAAATAAATGGCTATTTTGGTCAAAGTTAGATCACAGTTAACAAAGAGTAAAAATGGTTCAAAAATAGTACAAAATATGTGGGATGTTTAATCATTTTCACCATTGACAAATGGGGTAAAATAATATAAGTTATGTACTATAGCGGGAAAAATTTTATATTAAATTTATACATATTATAAACAGTGTTTTGAAAGGGTGAATGAAAAATGGCAAGTAAAACAGTAATGATTAATAATGAAACTGGACTACATACAAGACCTGGAAACGAATTTGTAAGTTTAGCAAAAACTTTTAAATCAGCTATCGAAGTTGAAAACGCAGCTGGAACAAAGGTAAAGGGAACATCTCTTTTAAAGCTACTTTCTCTAGGTATTAAAAAAGGTGCGACAATAACAGTTCATGCTACAGGAGAGGATGAGCAAGAGGCTGTAGAAAAATTAGCTCACCTTCTTGAGAATCTAAAGGACTAATTTTCTAGACTGAAAAGGAAGGTGTTTTAACCTTCCTTTTATTTTTTTAGTAAAAAATTAAAAAAAGGGTGAAAATAGAATGGAAAGATTTTTAAAAGGAATTGATGCATCTCCTGGAGTTGCAATAGGAAAAGTATTTTTATACAAGGAAGTGGAACTTTATATTGATAAGGGTGAAGCTGAAAATATAGAAGTTGAAAAGGAAAGATTAATTGAGGGAAGAGAAAAAACTAAAACTCAATTACTTGGAATAAGAGAGAAAACAGCTCAAAAATTAGGAGAGGACAAAGCTGCTATTTTTGATGGACATATAACTTTATTAGAAGATGAAGATCTATTTGATGAGGTTGTAGAACTAATAGAAGATGAGAATATAAAGGCTGAAAATGCTTTAGATCAAGGAATTTCTGGATATTGTGATATGTTAGCAAATTTAGAGGATGAATACCTAAGAGAAAGAGCAGCAGATCTTAAAGATATAGCTAAAAGATGGTTATATAATATCTCTGGAATAGAAGTAGTGGATCTTTCAACTTTACCTAAAGATTCAATAGTTGTTGCTAGGGATTTAACTCCATCAGATACAGCTCAACTTGATTTAGAAAATGTTGTTGCCTTTGTAACTGATATTGGAGGAAAAACAGCTCACTCATCTATAATGGCTAGATCTTTAGAGATTCCAGCTGTTGTAGGAACAGGAAATATCACTGAGATTTTAAAAGGTGGAGAGGAAATTATAGTTGATGCCTTAACTGGAGATATTGTAATAAATCCAACTGAAGAGGAAAAGGATATTTACAGAGCTAAAAGACAAGGTTACATTGATGAAAAAGAACTTTTAAAACAATTAAAAGATAAAGAGGCAGTTTCTAAAGATGGAACTGTAGTTGGAACTTGGGGAAATATAGGTTCTCCTAAGGATGTAACAGGAGTATTAAAAAATGGTGCCAATGGAATAGGACTTTATAGAACTGAGTTTTTATTCATGGCTAAAGATAGATTCCCTTCTGAAGATGAGCAATTTGAAGCTTATAAAGCAGTTGTAGAATCAATGGCTCCACACCCAGTAACAATAAGAACAATGGATATTGGTGGAGATAAATCTTTACCATATATGGAATTACCTCATGAGGAAAATCCATTCTTAGGTTGGAGAGCACTTAGAATTTGTTTAGATAGAACTGAGATTTTAAAAACACAATTTAGAGCATTATTAAGAGCTTCTGCCTTTGGATATGTAAAAATCATGTTACCTATGGTTATTTCCATTGAAGAGTGTAGAAAAGCCAGAATTCTTCTTGAGGAGTGCAAAGAGGAGTTAAGAGATGAGGGAGTTAAGTTTGATGAAAATGTTCAACTAGGAATAATGGTTGAAACTCCAGCTGTAGCCTTTAGAGCTAAATATTTTGCTAAGGAAGTTGATTTCTTCTCAATAGGAACAAATGACTTAACACAATATACTTTAGCAGTTGATAGAGGAAACGAAAGAATTTCTAAACTATATGACACTTATAATCCTGGAGTTTTAGCAGCTATTAAAGCAGCAATAGATGGAGCTCACCAAGGTGGAATTTCTATCTCTATGTGTGGAGAGTTTGCAGGGGATGATAGAGCAACAGCACTATTATTCGGAATGGGATTAGATGCTTTTTCAATGTCAGCAATATCAGTACCTAGAGTTAAGAAAAATATCATGAACTTAGATAAGGTTGATGCTGTAGGTTTAGTTGATAGAGTTATGGAAATGGCAACTTCAGAGGAAGTTTTAGCAGAAATTGATAAGTTTAATAAAGAGTATTTAGGGAAATAAGATTTAGGGAATTTTAGCCAGGAGAAAATCCTGGCTTTTTTTATTCCAACCCTTGAAAATATTAATGTTAATATACACATGTACAGGGATTAAAATTTATGGTATTATATATAATGGTTTATTGTCTAATAAAGGAGGCTAAAGAATGGAAAAAATACAAATATCCACAGAATATATAAAATTAGACCAATTTTTAAAATGGGTTGGAATTGCTGATACAGGTTCCCTTGCAAAGGATATGATTCTTTCTGGAGAAGTTCTAGTAAATGGAGAAATTGAAGAGAGAAGAGGAAAAAAAATATATCCAGGAGATACAGTTGAAGCTTTTGGACAAAAATTTATAGTTGAATAAAACCTTTTGAGGTGAAGTATATTGGAAATTTTAGAAATAAACTATATAAACTTTAGAAATTTAAGTGATAGAAATATCCAATTTTCACCAAGATTTAATCTGTTCTATGGAAAGAATGGACAGGGAAAAACTAGTATATTAGAGGCTATTTATTTTGTTGCCACTGGGAAAAGTTTTCGAACAGCAAAGAACAGTGAGTTGATAAAATATAACAAAGAAAAAATGGGATGTTTTATCTCCTATAGAGATAATATCTCTGAAAAAACCTTAACTGTGAAAATAGATAGCAGAAAAAAAGAATACAGTTATAATGGGAAGAAAGTTTCCTTCGATGATTTTTATGGAAGGTTAAATGTTGTTTCTTTCATTCCTGAAGACATTAATCTTATAGTAGGTTCCCCTGCTGTAAGGCGTAGTTTTTTTGATGGTGAAATTTCGCAAAGTAATTCAGAGTATTTTAAGAATTTAAAGGATTATACCAAGCTTTTAAAATTGAGAAATAAGTTTTTAAAGGAACGGGATTATAAAAATCCACTTTTTTCAATTTATCAAGAGGAATTTATTAAAATAGGAGCAAAAATTCTAAAGACTAGAGTGGATTATGTGAAGAACATTTCCATAATTTTAAACTTAAATTATCGTAAATTATTTGATGATAAAAAGGAGTTAAGTTTAAAATATAATAGTTCATTGGGAGAGTTAAAAAATAAATCTTTAGAGGAGATAGAGGAACTTTTAAAGGAAAAAATTAAAGGTTCTATAAACCAAGAATTGAGATATGGTTTCTCCTTAGTTGGTCCTCAAAGGGATGATTTTTTATTTTTACTCAATGAGAAGGAAGCTAAATCTTACTCCTCCCAAGGGGAAAAAAAATCTATTATATTTTCTTTGAAACTTTCAGAGATAGATATGATTTTAAAGGAGAAGAGGGAAAATCCAATATTTTTAATAGATGATATATCCTCATATTTTGATTCTATTCGTAAGGAGAATATAGTTAAATATTTGAAAAAAAGAGAGATACAGGTTTTTATAAGTTCCACAGGAGAATTGGATATAAATTCTAAAAACTTTTATATTAATAAGGGTGATATAGATGGCAGAGATAAGCAGTGTTAAAGAGATGATAGAAACTGCAGTTGTAAAAAGCAGAAAATTAAAAGAGGGAATAGTTGTTGCCCGATGGGAAGAAATTGTAGGAAAAGTAGCTAAAAAAAGTAATCCCGTGGGAATAAAAGATGAAACTCTCTATGTCTATGTTGAAGACTCTGTTTTTCTCCATCATATGTCTATGAACAAAAATAAATATTTAGAAAAAATAGAAGAAATATTGAAGGATTCCTATGTTAAAGATATAAGATTTAAAGTGGGAAAGGTAAATGACCCCTTGAAATATGATTACAGAGAAGTGTATATTAACAATAATAGGAATATAGAGGAAAATATATCTGAAGAGTCCTTTATGAAAAATGAGGAATTATCTATAGAGGAGATAGTAGATCACCTAAAAAAAATGGCCCTAAAACGAGAGGAATATTTGATTAAAAAGGGATATAAAAAATGCAAAAGTTGTGGCGCTATATTTGAAGGGGAAAAGGATTATTGCTTTCCCTGCTCTAATAAATTATCTAAAAATAAGTAAAGGGTTTTTATTATTGATTATATACATTTAGTATAGGCAAAGAATAGTGTTAATGAACTAGTAAGTGGAGGTAAGAATGAGTAATTATCAAGCGGAAAATATAACAGTCCTAGAAGGATTAGAAGCAGTTAGAAAAAGACCGGGGATGTATATAGGTACTACCTCTGAAAGAGGACTTCATCACCTTGTTTGGGAGATCGTAGATAACTCAGTGGATGAGGCTTTAGCAGGATATGCTTCAAAAATTGAAGTAAGCATATTACCAGATAACATTATAGAAGTTAAGGATGATGGAAGAGGAATTCCAGTTGATATCCACCCAAAATATGGAAAATCAGCTCTAGAAATAGTACTTACAGTACTACATGCTGGAGGTAAATTTGAGAATAATAACTATAAGGTTTCAGGAGGATTACACGGGGTTGGAGTTTCAGTAGTTAACGCCCTATCTGAATGGACAGAGGTTACAGTTAAAAGAGATGGAAAGGTATACTATCAAAAATATGATAGAGGAGTTCCTGAGGAAGATGTAAAAATCATAGGAGAAGCACAGGAAACTGGAACTATGGTAAGATTCAAAGCTGACTATGAAATCTTTGAAACTTTAGTATATAGCTTTGGTACATTAGAAACAAGATTAAAGGAACTAGCTTATTTAAATAAAGGTTTAGAAATTATATTATCAGATTTAAGAAAAGAGCCTGCAAGGGTTGAAAGTTTAAAATTTGATGGTGGAATTGTAGACTATATTAAAGATATAGAAAAAGAAAACACTGAAATTACAAAGGAACCAATCTATATGAGTGGTGAGATTGATAATATAACAATAGAAGTAGCCCTATGTTATAATATTAATCAAAGAGAAGTAATCTATTCCTTTGTAAATAATATAAATACTCACGAAGGTGGAACTCACGTAAGTGGATTTAGAACAGCCTTAACAAGAGTTGTAAATGATCTTGGAAAAACTTTAGGATTACTAAAGGATAAAGATGGAAAACTTCAAGGAAGTGACATTAGAGAAGGATTAACTGCTATTGTATCAGTTAAAGTTCCTCAACCACAGTTTGAAGGACAAACTAAAACTAAACTAGGAAATAGTGAGGTTACAGGAGCTGTTTCAACTGTTGTTGGAAGTCAGTTAAAAATGTATTTAGAGGATAATCCTGGAGATTTAAAAATAATAATAGAAAAGATATTAAACTCTAAAAAAGCTAGAGAAGCTGCTCAAAGAGCTAGAGAGTTAGTTCTTAGAAAATCAGCTCTAGAAGTTGGATCACTTCCAGGAAAATTAGCAGATTGTTCTTCTAAAAACTCTGAAGAGTGTGAGATTTACATAGTTGAGGGAGATTCAGCAGGTGGATCAGCAAAACAGGGAAGAGATAGATCATTCCAAGCTATTTTACCACTTAGAGGTAAGATTATAAACGTTGAAAAATCAGGATTACATAGAGCCTTAGAAAACAACGAGGTTAGAGCTCTTGTAACAGCATTTGGAACAGGAATTGGAGATAATTTCAATATAGAAAAATTAAGATATGGAAAAATTATACTAATGACAGACGCCGACGTTGACGGAGCTCACATTAGAACATTAATTTTAACATTCCTATATAGATATATGGTGGATTTAATTCACAATGGAAATGTTTATATAGCTCAGCCACCTCTATTTAAAATTACCCAAGGAAGATCAGTTCAGTATGCTTATACAGATAAGCAACTTAAAGAGGTAGTTGGATCATTAGAGGGAGAGGATAAAAGATATACTCTTCAAAGATATAAAGGTCTAGGAGAGATGAATCCTGAGCAACTATGGGAAACAACAATGGATCCAGATTCAAGAACTTTATTAAAAGTATCTATAGATGATGCAAGAGAGGCGGATATCCTATTTGATAAACTAATGGGAGATAAGGTAGAGCCTAGAAAAGAGTTCATTGAGGAACATGCAGAATTTGTAAAAAATCTGGATATATAATGTATATAAACAGTAATAAAAACTTCTAGGAGGGAAATAATGTCTAACGTTAACAATAGATACATTGAGGAAGAACTAAAACAATCCTATTTAGACTACTCAATGAGTGTAATAGTAAGTCGTGCTTTACCAGATGTTAAGGATGGTTTAAAGCCAGTACACAGAAGAATACTTTATGCAATGAATGAAATGGGAATGAGCCATGACAAGCCATATAAAAAATCAGCAAGAATAGTTGGAGAGGTTCTAGGTAAGTTCCACCCACATGGTGACTCTGCAGTTTATAATACAATGGTAAGAATGGCCCAAGATTTTAACTATAGATATGAGCTTATAGATGGACATGGAAACTTCGGTTCTATAGATGGAGATTCAGCGGCAGCAATGAGATATACTGAGGCTAGAATGTCTAAAATCAGTAGTGAGTTATTAGAGGATATTGAAAAAAATACAATAGACTTTAGAAAGAACTTCGATGATTCCCTAGATGAGCCAATTGTATTACCAGCTAGATTACCTAACTTATTATTAAATGGAGCTACAGGAATTGCAGTTGGTATGGCAACAAATATACCTCCACATAACTTAGGAGAATTAGTTGATGGAATTCTTGCTTTAATAGAAAATCATGAAATAACAGACCTTGAGCTAATGGATTATATTCACGGACCAGATTTCCCTACAGGTGGAATTATAGATGGTAGATGTGGAATAAGAGAGGCCTATACAACAGGTAGAGGAAGAGTTAGAGTAAGAGGAAAAATTGATATTGAAGAAAGTAAATCTGGAAGACAAAGTCTTATAGTAAAAGAGATTCCTTATCAATTAAATAAATCAAATCTAATTGAAAAAATAGCTAACCTAGTTAAAGAGAAAAAATTAACTGGAATATCAGACTTAAGAGATGAGTCAGATAGAGATGGAATTAGAATTGTTATAGAGCTAAAAAGAGGAGAAGAGCCTGAGTTAGTTCTAAATAAATTATATAAATATACAGAGTTACAAAGTACTTTTGGTATTATAATGCTAGCTCTAGTAAATAACGTACCTAGAGTTTTAACTTTAAAAGAGATTTTAGTTGAATACTTAAAACATAGAATGGACGTTGTAAGAAGAAGAACAGAGTTTGACTTAGATAAAGCTCAAAAAAGAGCTCACTTATTACAAGGATTCTTAAGAGCTCTTGAGAATATAGATAGAATCATAGAGATGATTAAAGGTGCTAAGGATGGAAATGAAGCTAAGGGACTTTTAGTTGAAAACTATGGATTTAGTGAGGAGCAATCAAAGGCTATTCTAGATATGAAACTTCAAAGATTAACAGGTCTTGAAAGAGAAAAAATAGATAGAGAGCACGGAGATTTAGAAGCTAAAATTTCTGAATTACAAAGTATTTTAGCAAGTGAAGAAAGAATCTATGACATTATAAAAACTGAGTTAAATGAACTTAAAAATAAATATAATGACAATAGAAGAACTCAAATTGAGGATGAAAGACTTGAAATAATGCCTGAAGACTTAATTAAAGATGAGACAGTTATCGTTACAAGAACTAATAAGGGATATGTAAAGAGAATTGAAATCAGTAAATATAAGGCTCAAAAGAGAGGTGGAAAGGGAGTTTCAACTCAAAATACAGTTGAAGACGACTTTGTAGAAAGCTTAGAAGTTATGTCTAACTTAGATACAATGTTAATTTTCACAAACCAAGGTAGAGTATTTAGTATTAAGGTTTATGAAATCCCAGAATCTTCTAAACAAGCTAGAGGAAAACTGATTGGAAACATTATCAAGTTAAGAGAAGATGAAAAAGTTAGAGAGATTAAGAAAATTAGAGAATTCTCTAAGGACTTTGACGTTTTATTCGTAACTAGAGATGGATTAGTTAAGAAAACAAACCTATTTGAATATAGAAACATAAATGTTTCAGGATTAAAAGCAATTAAATTAAAAGATGGAGACGATATTATCTCTATAGGTTTAGTTGCTAGAGAATCTAAGGATCAAGTATTTATTGCTACAAAACAGGGATATGCAATTAGATTCCCTCATACAGATACAAGACCTATGGGAAGAGATACAAGTGGAGTTAAAGGAATTAACCTAAGAATGGGAGATTCTGTAATTTCAGCTTCTCTAATAGATGATGAAATGAATGAAACAGTATTAACAATAACAGAAAATGGATATGGAAAACGTACTAGAGTTGATGAGTATCCACTACAATCTAGAGCAGGAAAAGGTGTTATTAACATCAGATGTAGTGATAAAACAGGAAGTGTTGTGGAAGTTAAACCTGTTCAAGCAGGAGAGGAATTAATGGCAATAACATCAAATGGAATAGTTATAAGAACTCCTATTGATCCAATTTCAATAATTGGAAGAGCTACTCAAGGTGTGAAAATCATGAGAGTTAAGGAAGAGCAAGAGGAAAAGGTTGTATCAATCGCTAGAGTAAGAGAAGAGGATGATGATACAGATTTAGAATTGGAAAATAACTAATATTAATTCTAGGAGGGGACCCTTAATGAGAAGAGCATTATTATTGTTCAGTTGTGAAGTTGACAGAAAAGATTTAATTGAAAGTGCAGTTTATTTAAAGGAAAAATTTAATTTTGATATTTTACCTCTTTATGTGAGAGATATAAGAAGAGATGAGATTGTTCCTATGTCTGTGGAGGGGATGGTTTTAGATCCAGGAAATGACCTTATGACAGAACAATGGAAAAATTTTGAGGACATGGAGCTTAGAAAAATAAGAACAGCCCTTGAAAAACATGGAATAAACAGCAAGTTAAATGTGGAAATAGGTTTAGTACCAGAAATAGTTAGAACCTATTTAAAAAAATGTGACCTGTTAATTTTTGGAAAGGGTGAAATAATTTCAGAAAATGTAATAACCCTTTTAAAGGATCAATATAAGCCTATTATAATGGTTAAGGACGCTCCCCTATCCATGGAAAAAGTTGGAATTGCAACAGATGATGGGGTAAAAATAAATAAAAGTTTAAGTAATTTTTTAAACCTTTTCCCTGGTATAGATAAGTTTCTTATGTTATCATGGAACTATGAGCCTGAAGAAAATAACCTTTTAGACCTTTTAAAATATAAGGAAAAAGAGGTTACCTTTATGAACTTTAAAGATGATTCAGGAAAAGTTGAGTTTTATAATAAAGTTAGAGAACTTGATATACTAATAATGGGAAATCTAAGTAGATCTTATTTCTTTGAAATGATAACTAGAAGAAAGGGATTAAATATATTAGAGAATGCAGAAACTACAATGTTTATAGGATAGGATAAATATGAAAATATTAGTAATATCAGATTCCCATGGAAGATCTGAATATATAATAGAGGCAATAGAGAAGGAAAAACCAGATCTGATTATTTCTGGTGGAGATTATAGTGAAGATGCAGAGGAAATATCCTTTGCATTTTCTGATCTTCCCTTTGAAATTGTAAGGGGAAACTGTGATTTTTATGATATGAAACACAGGGATGAATTAACTTTAGATATATTAGGAAAAAAGATTTTTATCACCCACGGACATCTATATGGAGTTAAAAGTACATATGGAAAGATAGAATCTCAAGGGGAAAAAATAGGTGCTGATATAGTTATATTTGGCCATACTCATAAGCCATATTTGGAAAAAAAATCACTTGTGACTTTATTTAATCCAGGGGCATTAATGAACAAAGAGTACGGTTTAATAAATATATTTCAAGATTCAGTTGATTTTATTCATAAAAAAATTTAAAATAGATAGATGTAAATAGCCCTATTTTAGGAGGAAAAATGAAAGAAAGATTGAGTACATTAAAGGACTCTGCTAAGGATAGCATCCTAAATGCAAATACTTTACAAGAGATTGATGAGATCAGAGTAAAGTATTTAGGAAAAAAGGGAGAACTAACTGAGATTTCTAAATCTATGAGAAATCTTTCTCCAGAGGAAAGACCTGTATTAGGAGCACTTATAAACGAAGCTAGAGAAGTTATAAGTGAGCTATTAGAAAATAGATTAGCAGAAGTTAAGGCCATAGTTAAGGCTGAACAACTTGCAACAGAAACAATAGATATAACACTACCTGGTAGAAAAATTGAAATGGGAGGAATTCACCCAATCACAGAAACTACAAACTTCTTAAAGGGAATTTTCGTAGATATGGGATTTGACGTGGCTGAAGGACCAGAAATAGAATTAACTTCTATAAACTTTGACGCTTTAAATATCCCTGAATCACACCCATCTAGAGATCTTCAAGATACATTCTACATGTCAGAAAATGTAGTATTAAGAACTCACACATCACCAGTACAAGTAAGATATATGTCTAAAAATAAACCTCCATTTAGAATGGTATGTCCAGGAAAGGTATATAGAAATGACTATGATATTTCTCATACACCTATGTTCCACCAAATGGAAGGATTAATGGTAGGGGAAAATATTTCCTTTGCTAACTTAAAAGCAATTCTTACAGAATTTGTAACTAAAGTATTTGGAAAAACTAATGTTAGATTTAGACCACATTTCTTCCCATTCACAGAGCCAAGTGCAGAGATGGACGTAGAATGTGTAATTTGTAAGGGTAAAGGATGTAGACTTTGTAAGGACAGTGGATGGCTTGAAATTATGGGATGCGGAATGGTAGACCCAGAGGTTTTAAAAGCTGTTGGATATGATCCAGAAGAAGTAACAGGATTTGCTTTTGGAATGGGAATAGAGAGAATTACCATGTTAAGACATGGAATAGATGATTTAAGAGCTTTCTTTGAGAATGATATTAGATTTTTAAAGCAGTTTAAATAGTTGGAGGCAAATTTATGTTAATTTCATTGGATTGGTTAAAGCAGTATGTGGACATAAAAGAGGATATCAAACAGCTAGAAAATACTCTTACAATGATAGGACAAGAGGTAGAAGCTATTGATATTCAAGGAAAGGACCTTGAAAATGTAGTAATTGGACAGGTTATTGAATATGGAAAGCATCCTGAGGCAGATAAATTAACTTTACTAAAAGTTAATGTTGGAGAGGAAGAGCCTCTTCAAATAGTTTGTGGAGCACCAAACCACAAATTAGGAGATAAGGTTGTAGTGGCTAAAATTGGAGCCGTTCTTCCTGGAGACTTTAAAATAAAGAAAAGTAAAATCAGAGGAGTAGAATCTTTTGGTATGCTATGTTCTGAGGTTGAATTAGGATTAGGTGAGGATGGAGACGGTATTATAATCCTTCCTGAAACAGCAACTGTAGGACAAGAATATAGAGAATATGCTGGATTAGATGATGTTGTATTTGAGTTAGAGATAACTCCAAATAGACCAGACTGTCTATCTCATATTGGAATTGCAAGGGAAGTTGCAGCTTACTATGGTAGAAAGGTTAAATATCCTGATTACACAGTGAGTGAAATAATTGAAAGCATCAACAATAACCATGTTTCTACAAGAATAGAGGACAAGGAAAGATGTAAGAGATTTGCAGGAAGAATTATTAAAAATGTAACTGTACAGGAATCTCCTGAATGGTTAAAGAAAAGAGTTAGATCTATGGGTCTAAAACCTGTAAATAACATTGTTGATATAACAAACTTTATATTATTTGAATATAATCAACCTTTACATGCCTATGATATGGAGAAAATTGAAGGAAAGCAGTTAGTTGTTAGAGCAGCTACACCTGGAGAGAAAATAGTAACTTTAGATGGTATGGAAAGAGAATTAAATAATGGTGAATTAGTAGTAGCTGATGAAAACAAGGTTTTAGCAATAGCTGGAATCATGGGTGGAGAAAATAGTAAAGTAACAGAGGATACTAAAACTATATTCTTAGAAGTTGCATACTTTACACCTGAAAACATAAGAAGAACATCAAAGAATATTGGACTTGCTTCTGACTCTTCATATAGATTTGAAAGAGGATTAGACATTGAAAATGTTCCTGAGGTTTTAGATAGAGCTGCTGCCCTTATTGCAGAACTTACAGGAGGAGAAATTCTTCATGGAGTTATGGATAAGTACACAGAGAAATATGAAAAAATTGAAATACCTTTAAATATTCCAAGACTTAGAGCTTTCATGGGAAAAGATATTCCTCATGATACAGTGGGAACTATTTTAACTAACCTTGGATTAGGTATAAAAACTTTAGATCAAAATACTTTACTTGTAACACCACCATCATATAGAGGGGATCTTTCTAGACCAGAGGATTTATATGAAGAAGTTATAAGAATATATGGTTTTGAAAATATAGAGGATAAAATGCCAGTGGAGGAAATTACTCCAGGTAAAGAGGATAAGGGAATTGCAATTGTAGGAAGAGCTAAAAATGTTTTAGCTAAGGTTGGACTTCAAGAGGTTATTAACTATAGCTTTGTTTCTAAGGAAGCAATTGAAGTTTTAGGAATTACAGAACCAACTATGGTTATTAGCAATCCTATCAGTGAAGATATGTCTGTAATGAGACCTACACTTAGATATAGTCTATTAGGAAAC harbors:
- the pheT gene encoding phenylalanine--tRNA ligase subunit beta; translated protein: MLISLDWLKQYVDIKEDIKQLENTLTMIGQEVEAIDIQGKDLENVVIGQVIEYGKHPEADKLTLLKVNVGEEEPLQIVCGAPNHKLGDKVVVAKIGAVLPGDFKIKKSKIRGVESFGMLCSEVELGLGEDGDGIIILPETATVGQEYREYAGLDDVVFELEITPNRPDCLSHIGIAREVAAYYGRKVKYPDYTVSEIIESINNNHVSTRIEDKERCKRFAGRIIKNVTVQESPEWLKKRVRSMGLKPVNNIVDITNFILFEYNQPLHAYDMEKIEGKQLVVRAATPGEKIVTLDGMERELNNGELVVADENKVLAIAGIMGGENSKVTEDTKTIFLEVAYFTPENIRRTSKNIGLASDSSYRFERGLDIENVPEVLDRAAALIAELTGGEILHGVMDKYTEKYEKIEIPLNIPRLRAFMGKDIPHDTVGTILTNLGLGIKTLDQNTLLVTPPSYRGDLSRPEDLYEEVIRIYGFENIEDKMPVEEITPGKEDKGIAIVGRAKNVLAKVGLQEVINYSFVSKEAIEVLGITEPTMVISNPISEDMSVMRPTLRYSLLGNIRDNLNRNQNDLRFFEVSKVFKPGEEGLAEETYRVAMALAGKEDKTLWNPKPEAYDFFSLKGFVEKFLEYMGISRYQLTRSEDKNFHPGRSADIKIGKFVIGTFGEVHPDVAEAMGIKKERAYIAELDLTMMMQYMGNTVKYERIVKYPEVTRDLAIVLDTDVLVGAMIDSIKKTSNFIEKVELFDIYQGDKIEEGKKSVAISIVLRKKDGTLEENEINTTVEKILGLIKKSYNGEIRQ
- the pheS gene encoding phenylalanine--tRNA ligase subunit alpha, whose amino-acid sequence is MKERLSTLKDSAKDSILNANTLQEIDEIRVKYLGKKGELTEISKSMRNLSPEERPVLGALINEAREVISELLENRLAEVKAIVKAEQLATETIDITLPGRKIEMGGIHPITETTNFLKGIFVDMGFDVAEGPEIELTSINFDALNIPESHPSRDLQDTFYMSENVVLRTHTSPVQVRYMSKNKPPFRMVCPGKVYRNDYDISHTPMFHQMEGLMVGENISFANLKAILTEFVTKVFGKTNVRFRPHFFPFTEPSAEMDVECVICKGKGCRLCKDSGWLEIMGCGMVDPEVLKAVGYDPEEVTGFAFGMGIERITMLRHGIDDLRAFFENDIRFLKQFK
- a CDS encoding metallophosphoesterase is translated as MKILVISDSHGRSEYIIEAIEKEKPDLIISGGDYSEDAEEISFAFSDLPFEIVRGNCDFYDMKHRDELTLDILGKKIFITHGHLYGVKSTYGKIESQGEKIGADIVIFGHTHKPYLEKKSLVTLFNPGALMNKEYGLINIFQDSVDFIHKKI
- the gyrA gene encoding DNA gyrase subunit A, with protein sequence MSNVNNRYIEEELKQSYLDYSMSVIVSRALPDVKDGLKPVHRRILYAMNEMGMSHDKPYKKSARIVGEVLGKFHPHGDSAVYNTMVRMAQDFNYRYELIDGHGNFGSIDGDSAAAMRYTEARMSKISSELLEDIEKNTIDFRKNFDDSLDEPIVLPARLPNLLLNGATGIAVGMATNIPPHNLGELVDGILALIENHEITDLELMDYIHGPDFPTGGIIDGRCGIREAYTTGRGRVRVRGKIDIEESKSGRQSLIVKEIPYQLNKSNLIEKIANLVKEKKLTGISDLRDESDRDGIRIVIELKRGEEPELVLNKLYKYTELQSTFGIIMLALVNNVPRVLTLKEILVEYLKHRMDVVRRRTEFDLDKAQKRAHLLQGFLRALENIDRIIEMIKGAKDGNEAKGLLVENYGFSEEQSKAILDMKLQRLTGLEREKIDREHGDLEAKISELQSILASEERIYDIIKTELNELKNKYNDNRRTQIEDERLEIMPEDLIKDETVIVTRTNKGYVKRIEISKYKAQKRGGKGVSTQNTVEDDFVESLEVMSNLDTMLIFTNQGRVFSIKVYEIPESSKQARGKLIGNIIKLREDEKVREIKKIREFSKDFDVLFVTRDGLVKKTNLFEYRNINVSGLKAIKLKDGDDIISIGLVARESKDQVFIATKQGYAIRFPHTDTRPMGRDTSGVKGINLRMGDSVISASLIDDEMNETVLTITENGYGKRTRVDEYPLQSRAGKGVINIRCSDKTGSVVEVKPVQAGEELMAITSNGIVIRTPIDPISIIGRATQGVKIMRVKEEQEEKVVSIARVREEDDDTDLELENN